Genomic DNA from Carnobacterium divergens DSM 20623:
CTTTGTTTATTTTACTTTATCGTTCGTCTGGTAACTTGTTTATTCTTGAAGTCATTGGGGTTCCAGTAGCTGTTATGTTAATTATTGTCATTTGCGATGGTATCAATTATAACTCTGGAATCATTGGGGCTATTGCTACTTTATTAATTATTTATTTTTCGATTCCACCTAATGAAACCATTATTTATGCCTTAGAGCGTGTATTTGATACCTTTATTGGTACATTTGTCGCCGTTGCTGTCAATCACTTAATTAAGGTCCCTGCTCATGAAGAAGTAGCTGATCTTAAAGAAGAACTTTCTGACATTCAAACAGAAGAAAATGAACTGAATGTTTTGTTAACTAAAAAAGAAAACGAAAAAAAAAACCAAGAAACTGATTAGTTTCTTGGTTTTTTTTGGTTTATTTATCTTGATGAATATCCTGATGGATTGTTTGTGGCGCTTTTGAAACAAATTTTTCAATTAATTCTTTAACGTCCAATCCTGTTGTTTCTTTTAAGGTTTCTTGAGTTGTCGCTAAAAGATTGGTAGCATAATTTGACACACGATTGGCTCCTGCACCACTGCCTTCACCTTGTCCGTTGTCAATTACAGTAATTTTTTCGATATTTGCCATTGGTTGTGCAGCTTCTTTCACCATGCTTGGTAGCATTTCAACAACCATTGAAAGAATTGCTGCTTCGCCATATTCCTTGAAGGCTTCAGCAATTTTTTGTTTTGCTTCGGCTTCGGCTTGACCTTTAGCTAAAATAGCTTCGGCTAAGGCTTGTCCTTCTAAGCGGACTTGGTTTGCATTGGCTGTTGCCATTGCTTCTACACGGAATTGATCCGCTTCGGCTTCAGCTACTTCTTTAGCTTTATTTGCAAGTGCATCTTGCTCTTGTGCGTAACGATCTGCATCCGCCTTTTTCTTCACTTCTGAGTCATATTGTTTTTCACGACGAGTGATTTCTTTTTCTTCTAATTCAATTTGTTTTTGACGCTCAATGATTTTTACTTGCATTTCTTGTTCCGTTACTTCTTGTTGTGCTTTTGCACTTTCTAACCCATAGGCTTGATCGGCTTTCGCTTTGGCAATATCTTGCTCTTGTTTGTACGCTGCCAATTTCAATTCTTTTTCTTTTAATGCTTCGGCGACTTCTGTTTCACGTTCTAATTCTGATTTCTTAGAATTTTTTTCAGCTTCCGCACGTTTGATACGTGTTTCTTTGTCTGCTTCGGCAATGGCAATATCCGCATCTCGTTTTACTTGCGCAATTCTTGGTTTTCCAAGTGAATCTAAATAGCCATTTTTATCCCGTACTTCTTTGATGGTAAATGAAACGATAACTAAGCCCATTTTTGCCAAATCAACGCTGGCAACTTCTTGAACACTTTGGCTAAACTTATCACGGTTTTGATAGATTTCTTCGACTGTCATTGAACCTAAGATTGAACGTAGATGACCTTCTAAGACTTCTCTTGCTTCATTTTCTAGCTCTTCACGAGATTTACTTAAAAATTGCTCTGCTGCTGTTGCGATTTCTTCAACAGAGGAACCAATTTTAATGATCGATGTTCCATCTGCCATAACTGGAACGCCTTGTTCTGTATAGACTTCTGGTGTTGAAACATCTAATTTACTTGATAATAAGCTTAAACGATTTGATCGTTGAAAAACGGGCATCACAAACGTACCGCCACCACGAACAATTTTAATTTTATTGCCAGCATCGTCTTTAAAGACATTTTTTGAACCTAAATAACTTCCACTGACAATTAATGCTTCATCTGGATTTGCTGTTTGGTATTTTGAAATAAAAACTAGCAAACACATTAACACAACAAAACCACATATTCCAATTACTATAATTGACATTTTTCCCCATCCTTTTCATCTTTCAATTTTATTCACGCTTAAAAATTTTCTTCGTACGGCATCACGTAGGCAACTCGATTGTTAATCTCAATCACCAATATTTTTTCTCCTGCCTTAATTTCCGCAAGAGGTTGATACAAGCTTGCCGGCTTTGTGATCGAACCAGTGACGCTTTTAATGCTGATTTCGCCCATCCCTTTTAGTGGAATCGGTGTAATCACCGTTCCCACTCGACCTTCTAAGTCCTTTTCAGATGAAGAAAGAGTTGCATCAGATTTTCTTAATGGAACAATTAAATAGAAATTCAGTAAAAAAATAATAATAGAAGCAAGGATCCCACTGGTAAGTATGATGAGTCCACTATGAAATTCAGTATGTGCTTCTCCTAAATAACCAAACAAAGCGATAAATGCAAACCAAGGAACAATTAAAACCGGATCAATAGGGCCATCAAAATTGATAATGTCTCCAATAAAAAAACTAACCACGGCTAATAATGCGGTTACAATTAATACGTAAAAATAAATAGTTTCCAAACTATATCCCCACAACATTTTTTTCACATCCCCTCTATATTAAATATTGTATCAATCTTTTTATGAGAAAGATATCATTTTCGTTAAAATAACAATATAAGGAATAACATTAACGTGAAAAAAAGGGTTATTAAAACAAAGTTGTTCTAATAACCCTTTTAAATTTTTAATCGACTGATTTTAAGGCTTCAATCATATCAATCTGTTTTAATTTCAAATGCATTGCCCACATCACAATTCCAGAGAATAGGAATGTTAAAGCTGCCGAATAGACGTAGCTTAACACTTTTATGGTTGGGCTAAACATCATCATATCAACTTCTGCGGTTTGTAGCACAAATCCATGAAGGAAGATACCTAAAAAGGATCCTGTCACAATTCCCATCATGGTTAAGATAATGTTTTCGCGATAGATATACATCGTAACTTCCCCATCGTAAAACCCGAGAACTTTGATTGTTGAAAGTTCTCTAATTCGTTCTGAGACATTGATATTGGTTAAATTATATAACACAATAAAAGCAAGTGCTGCCGCAGAGATAATCAATACCAGAGTCACAATATTTAAGCTGGACATGGTGTCTTTAAAGGAGCTGCCCACACGGTCAACAAAGGTTACTCGTGCGACACTTCCATTCTCCGTTAATCGAGTGCCAAATTGATCTTCCCATTTTTGATTTGCTTTATAATTTAATAGTTGAGTATTATAGGGAGGTTCTTTTTTAAAGAGTTTCTGATAATAAGTGGGACTAATATAAATCATATGGCCTGCATAATTTTCAGTAATTCCTGTAACCTTCAAGGAATATGTTTTATTGTTTGTATCCTTGATAGAAAGTTTGTCGCCTACTTTTAAATCAAATAATTTTGCAAGTTTTTCAGTAATCACGCCACCCTGCTTAGAAATTTCTTCTTTGGCTTTTGTTTTACGATTATTCAAAAGGACGAACTGATCGAAATTTGTTGTTTTTTCTGGAGTAAACAGCGTCACTTCTTGTGTATTGACTCCTTGTTTTTCCATTTTAAAATTTTCTTGATTAACTGCTAATTGATGTTTAATTTCTTTAGTGTCTGTAATTAACTGATTGTATTTTTCTTTATCTGCTTGTTTAGCATCTGGATTAAAAGCAACAATTGCTTGGTATTTCATAATTTTACCGTACTGTAATCCTGCAATATCCGCAATTGAATCCTTTAAACCAAATCCAGTTAAAATTAAAGCCGTACAACCTGCCACACCTAAAACCGTCATCAGCATTCGTTGTTTGTATCGAAATAAATTTCGAGCGGTTACTTTTTCAATAAAATTAAAACGATCCCAAAGAAAGGTTATGCGCTCTAACAAAATTCTCTTGCCATTTTTAGGTGCTTTAGGACGCATTAAAGCTGCAGGGTTGCTCATTAATTCAACTCTGGTGGCGATTAAAGCAGGCAATACCGTACAAAATAGTGCAACTACTAACGACAGAATTCCGTAGCTTAGATAATAGGTAATTCGAATAGCCGGTAAGTTATAAAGGGCCCCATACGCATTAAAAATAATTGTTGGAAAGAGTTGATAACCAATAAACAATCCAATCAAACTCGCGCTACCACTTGCTAATAAGGCATAAATCAGGAATTTTTTAGAAATATCAAAACTTGTATAGCCTAGTGCCTTTAACGTTCCAATTTGAAGTCGTTGCTCCTCAACCATTCGAGTCATCGTCGTTAAACTCACTAAGGCAGCAATCAAAAAGAAAAAGACTGGAAAGACTTGTGCAATGGCTGAAATTCGATTGGCATTATCACTAAATTCTTCGTAGCCAGGATTTGAAGTCCGATCCATCACAAAATATTCAGGTTTTTTTAACGTAGTTAACTGCTCTTTTGCTTCTGCTAACTCTTGTTCGCCTTTGGCTATTTCAGCTTCTCCTTGTTGTTTTTTTTGATCAAATTCAGCTTTAGCTGACTCGTATTCTTTATTTCCTTCATCTAGTTGATTTCTTACCTCGGCTAATTTTTTTTCACCCGTCGCTTTTTCAGAAGCTAATTTTTGTTGACCTTCTGATAAAGCCCTTCTTCCAGCGTCAAGTTGTGTTTTTCCATTAAGAAGAGCCGTTTCTCCATTCGCTAATTCTGTCGCTTTTTGATTTAACGCAGACTCTGCTTGGTCTAATTCTGTTTGACTAGCGCTTAATTTTACTTCTATTGTATCAAGAGAGAACGTCACCTCTTGAGCTGATACTGCACCTGCAAAGTAGGCAGCAATTAGTTCTCCCAACTGTTTATCTACTTGTGTACTACTAGTGATTAAAGTAGTTTTGGTTGCTTCTGGAACTAAGGCAATGGGTACTTTTAAACTGTCTCGGATAGATGTGACAAGGTTCTGACCTTGATTGATGCTTTCAATCGCCGTTGCTTTTTTCGTTGCTAATTCTTGTTGGGCAGCCGCAAGCTGTTTTTTCCCTTCATTTAATTGAGTTTCATTTGCTTCAAGCTCTGCTTGACTTGAAGTAAGCTTTGCTTGATTTTCAGTTAGCGTTGCTTCGCCTTTTGCTATCTCAGACTGAAACGTTTCTAGTCCTGTTTGATAGTCTGACTCCCCGCTAACTAGCTTTGCTTTTGCTTCATCAAGTTGTTTTTGACCATCTGCTAATTGTTGTTTTGCTTCTGTGATTTTAGTGGTTCCATCAGTTATTTTTTCTGCGCCAGTTTGTTTAAGTTCTGCTAGTCTTTCTTCAGGACGTTGGTTAATTTTCTTTTCAACAGCTTTGATTTCATTGTCAATCTGATCTTCATATTCTTTAGAATAAGCCGCTAATTTTTTGGTAGTATCAAAGGTCAAATAAGCTTCTGTATAAAGATCCGATTTAAAGTCTGATTCTGGAATAACAGCAAAAGCATCTGCTGTTCCTTTCCCAATCGTACTACTACCTCGTTGAAAAGTTTCAATATATTGAGGACTGTTTACAAACCCGACAACTTGATAGTCAACCGTCTTAAAGACACTATTTAAATTGGTTTTATCTCCTTCTGAAGTCAAACTGACCTTGTCGCCAATTTTAAACGTCTGCTGCATTTTTTCAGTATAATCTAATGCTATTTCACCTTTTTTTACTGGTAAACGGCCTTTCATTACTCGGTAATCATTCATTGTCGTTTTTTCTGGTAAGGACATCACCTTCGTCACGATTCCTGTGTTTCCTAAAAAGACATCTTGGCTGTAGCCTCCTGCTACCTCTGCACCTTTTATACTTTTGAGTAAGGTTAAATCCTCATTATTCAACCCATAGGTAGAAACAACTTTGACATCCATTAGATTTTTTTCTTTAAAATAATGGTCCGCAGTATCGATCATATTCGGTCCTGTAGCCTTGATACCTGAAAAGAAACCAACGCCAAGCGTTATGATGGCAAAAATAGATAAAAAACGCGCCTTTGTATGCCATATTTCACGAAAAATATCTTTTAGAAGTGCTGTTTTTTTCATCTTCTCACTGCCCTTCTACCATTCAATGTCTGCAACAGACACTGGATTTTCGTTAATTTTGACACTTCGAACTTTCGCATTATTGATTTCAATCACTCGATCTGCCATTGGAGCAATTGCAGAATTATGCGTAATCACAATGACGGTTGTTCCTGTGTTGATACAGGTATCTTGTAAGAGCTTTAATACCTGTTTCCCCGTTTCATAATCCAAGGCTCCTGTTGGCTCATCACAGA
This window encodes:
- a CDS encoding NfeD family protein, with protein sequence MLWGYSLETIYFYVLIVTALLAVVSFFIGDIINFDGPIDPVLIVPWFAFIALFGYLGEAHTEFHSGLIILTSGILASIIIFLLNFYLIVPLRKSDATLSSSEKDLEGRVGTVITPIPLKGMGEISIKSVTGSITKPASLYQPLAEIKAGEKILVIEINNRVAYVMPYEENF
- a CDS encoding flotillin family protein — translated: MSIIVIGICGFVVLMCLLVFISKYQTANPDEALIVSGSYLGSKNVFKDDAGNKIKIVRGGGTFVMPVFQRSNRLSLLSSKLDVSTPEVYTEQGVPVMADGTSIIKIGSSVEEIATAAEQFLSKSREELENEAREVLEGHLRSILGSMTVEEIYQNRDKFSQSVQEVASVDLAKMGLVIVSFTIKEVRDKNGYLDSLGKPRIAQVKRDADIAIAEADKETRIKRAEAEKNSKKSELERETEVAEALKEKELKLAAYKQEQDIAKAKADQAYGLESAKAQQEVTEQEMQVKIIERQKQIELEEKEITRREKQYDSEVKKKADADRYAQEQDALANKAKEVAEAEADQFRVEAMATANANQVRLEGQALAEAILAKGQAEAEAKQKIAEAFKEYGEAAILSMVVEMLPSMVKEAAQPMANIEKITVIDNGQGEGSGAGANRVSNYATNLLATTQETLKETTGLDVKELIEKFVSKAPQTIHQDIHQDK
- a CDS encoding ABC transporter permease — encoded protein: MKKTALLKDIFREIWHTKARFLSIFAIITLGVGFFSGIKATGPNMIDTADHYFKEKNLMDVKVVSTYGLNNEDLTLLKSIKGAEVAGGYSQDVFLGNTGIVTKVMSLPEKTTMNDYRVMKGRLPVKKGEIALDYTEKMQQTFKIGDKVSLTSEGDKTNLNSVFKTVDYQVVGFVNSPQYIETFQRGSSTIGKGTADAFAVIPESDFKSDLYTEAYLTFDTTKKLAAYSKEYEDQIDNEIKAVEKKINQRPEERLAELKQTGAEKITDGTTKITEAKQQLADGQKQLDEAKAKLVSGESDYQTGLETFQSEIAKGEATLTENQAKLTSSQAELEANETQLNEGKKQLAAAQQELATKKATAIESINQGQNLVTSIRDSLKVPIALVPEATKTTLITSSTQVDKQLGELIAAYFAGAVSAQEVTFSLDTIEVKLSASQTELDQAESALNQKATELANGETALLNGKTQLDAGRRALSEGQQKLASEKATGEKKLAEVRNQLDEGNKEYESAKAEFDQKKQQGEAEIAKGEQELAEAKEQLTTLKKPEYFVMDRTSNPGYEEFSDNANRISAIAQVFPVFFFLIAALVSLTTMTRMVEEQRLQIGTLKALGYTSFDISKKFLIYALLASGSASLIGLFIGYQLFPTIIFNAYGALYNLPAIRITYYLSYGILSLVVALFCTVLPALIATRVELMSNPAALMRPKAPKNGKRILLERITFLWDRFNFIEKVTARNLFRYKQRMLMTVLGVAGCTALILTGFGLKDSIADIAGLQYGKIMKYQAIVAFNPDAKQADKEKYNQLITDTKEIKHQLAVNQENFKMEKQGVNTQEVTLFTPEKTTNFDQFVLLNNRKTKAKEEISKQGGVITEKLAKLFDLKVGDKLSIKDTNNKTYSLKVTGITENYAGHMIYISPTYYQKLFKKEPPYNTQLLNYKANQKWEDQFGTRLTENGSVARVTFVDRVGSSFKDTMSSLNIVTLVLIISAAALAFIVLYNLTNINVSERIRELSTIKVLGFYDGEVTMYIYRENIILTMMGIVTGSFLGIFLHGFVLQTAEVDMMMFSPTIKVLSYVYSAALTFLFSGIVMWAMHLKLKQIDMIEALKSVD
- a CDS encoding FUSC family protein, giving the protein MELGNFRLGMRTIKTGIAVAVCILLFHYSGRGTAMIASLSAVFALRQDMETTVKFGKSRILGNTLGALLAALFILLYRSSGNLFILEVIGVPVAVMLIIVICDGINYNSGIIGAIATLLIIYFSIPPNETIIYALERVFDTFIGTFVAVAVNHLIKVPAHEEVADLKEELSDIQTEENELNVLLTKKENEKKNQETD